From a region of the Candidatus Gracilibacteria bacterium genome:
- the lepB gene encoding signal peptidase I: MTQFKNEALDFLKDIIIILVIVLFIRSFLVMPFQINGQSMYETYYDKEFIIVDRLSYLDIPLLGQARQVERGDVVIFTPEVSEDRKYFIKRVIGLPGETLKIENGRVYLLNQVSNEFDEINEGAYLSEENNKDTTVRGDRGEYIYEVPDGQYFVMGDNRNHSTDGRTCFQSCSIGENYITPKKITGRVLLDLGYFNFSSFSFTQPDLGIDTHPRFFDNGGTHKY, translated from the coding sequence GTGACTCAATTTAAAAACGAAGCACTCGATTTCCTCAAAGATATTATTATTATACTCGTTATAGTACTTTTTATCAGGAGCTTTTTAGTCATGCCATTTCAGATAAATGGGCAGTCTATGTACGAAACATATTATGATAAAGAGTTTATTATTGTAGATAGACTTTCATATCTAGATATTCCACTTCTCTGACAAGCAAGACAAGTTGAAAGATGAGACGTGGTTATATTTACTCCAGAAGTAAGTGAAGACCGTAAATACTTTATTAAACGTGTTATTGGACTTCCTGGAGAGACTCTCAAAATTGAGAACGGAAGAGTGTATCTCTTAAATCAGGTTTCTAATGAATTTGATGAAATAAATGAGGGAGCATATCTTTCAGAAGAAAATAATAAAGATACAACTGTGAGATGAGATAGATGAGAATACATCTACGAAGTTCCAGATGGTCAATATTTTGTTATGGGAGATAACAGAAATCACTCAACTGACGGACGTACGTGTTTTCAAAGTTGTTCCATTGGTGAAAACTACATCACTCCCAAAAAAATAACTGGAAGAGTGCTTTTAGATCTAGGATATTTTAACTTCAGCAGTTTCTCATTTACGCAACCTGATCTTTGAATTGATACTCATCCAAGATTTTTTGATAACTGATGAACTCACAAATATTAA
- the truB gene encoding tRNA pseudouridine(55) synthase TruB: MNSQILMDAFFFIDKPTGMTSFDVLRDMRRILGIKKIGHTGTLDPLATGGLLVATGNYTKLISYIEKDSKTYAATIMLDGTSASLDRDTEIHYISDELKNTCKNEITQSKIEKILADHFSGTIIQIPPKYSALKINGKRALDRVLAGEEIEMKSREATIIYTSIQSFQYPELMLEVKVTAGTYIRTLAADLGEKLGTGGYIAELRRLTVGHLTQDFLQDLHSVSFDDTISVAKVFPDTIYTFEDEVVYKRLQDGQRVRGEYDFPIHRDIFLQKNGIIRYVVEYKDGVLHPKKRIT; the protein is encoded by the coding sequence ATGAACTCACAAATATTAATGGACGCATTTTTCTTCATAGATAAACCGACTGGTATGACCAGTTTTGATGTCCTTCGTGATATGCGAAGGATTTTATGAATTAAAAAAATTGGACACACCGGTACTCTCGACCCACTTGCAACTGGAGGATTGCTCGTAGCAACGGGTAATTATACCAAACTTATTTCTTATATTGAAAAAGACTCAAAAACCTACGCAGCTACTATTATGCTTGATGGAACTTCAGCTTCTTTAGATAGAGATACTGAGATTCATTATATTTCAGACGAACTAAAAAATACATGTAAAAATGAAATAACACAATCAAAAATAGAAAAAATACTTGCAGACCATTTTTCATGAACCATTATACAAATACCACCAAAATACTCAGCTCTTAAAATAAATGGTAAGCGTGCTCTTGATCGAGTTTTAGCAGGTGAAGAAATAGAAATGAAGTCACGTGAAGCGACTATTATTTATACTTCTATACAATCTTTTCAGTATCCAGAACTCATGCTTGAGGTCAAGGTGACAGCGTGAACGTATATCAGAACACTCGCTGCAGATTTATGAGAAAAACTGTGAACATGAGGATACATTGCAGAGCTTCGCAGACTTACAGTCTGACATCTTACACAAGATTTCTTACAAGACTTGCACTCAGTGAGTTTTGATGATACTATCAGTGTTGCCAAAGTCTTCCCGGATACTATTTATACCTTTGAGGATGAAGTAGTGTATAAGAGACTACAGGACGGACAGAGAGTGCGTGGAGAATACGATTTTCCCATACATAGGGATATATTTCTACAAAAGAATGGGATAATTCGATATGTCGTAGAATATAAAGACGGAGTATTGCATCCTAAAAAAAGAATTACATAA
- the cls gene encoding cardiolipin synthase — MFGYINDVSIVTIVLIGILTILVINAAMRVLYDSNNSTQTLGYLLLLFAFPLIGVIFYYTLGVNHRKRLMYTKKIVQANSTQKEIELQILEKSNKVFEENENQLFSYKKTIQLSLHEIHAALTNNNNVTILENGEETFPSIKEALLKAQFHIHIMYYTVKDDTLGKEILGILLIKAKEGVKIRFIYDNIGTNFKDDSIIQELKDAGAEIHAFQKMNIFSFATKLNFRNHRKIIIIDGSIGFTGGLNVSNDYINNPKYPSSCYWRDLHLKIEGGAVHHLQYIFLSDWNYCAEQKLEVLDQYFKISEEKKYGNTIIQMAQSGPDSKTPTILHVFLSLISSAKESIYITTPYFIPNQELLTALIIAAHSGVQVKIVVPEKSDSKFVDRAGQSYYNELLTAGVEIYQYTKGIIHSKTMVIDQKVSLLGTANLDIRSFDLNFENIVTMYDENVSQEMTDIFHKDIHDSHKIDKKDWGNQSHWHIFSQKIARLFSAVL, encoded by the coding sequence ATGTTCTGATATATCAACGATGTAAGCATTGTAACAATCGTACTAATAGGAATACTCACCATTCTGGTTATAAATGCTGCAATGAGAGTTCTCTACGATTCTAATAACTCAACTCAAACACTTTGATACTTGTTGTTACTCTTTGCATTTCCTCTCATTGGAGTAATTTTTTATTATACTCTTTGAGTAAATCATAGAAAAAGACTGATGTACACTAAAAAAATTGTACAAGCTAATTCTACCCAGAAAGAAATCGAATTACAAATACTCGAAAAATCAAACAAGGTGTTTGAAGAAAATGAGAACCAACTTTTTTCATATAAAAAAACTATTCAACTATCTCTTCATGAAATTCATGCTGCATTAACCAATAATAATAATGTAACAATTTTAGAAAATTGAGAAGAAACCTTTCCATCAATTAAAGAAGCATTACTCAAAGCTCAGTTTCATATACATATCATGTACTATACAGTCAAGGATGATACGCTCTGAAAAGAAATTCTTTGAATCCTACTCATAAAAGCAAAAGAGTGAGTAAAAATTAGATTTATTTATGATAACATTGGGACAAATTTTAAAGATGATTCGATCATTCAAGAATTAAAAGATGCAGGAGCTGAAATACATGCATTTCAGAAAATGAATATATTTTCTTTTGCTACAAAACTAAACTTTCGTAATCATAGAAAAATAATAATTATAGATGGAAGTATTGGATTTACTGGGGGACTCAATGTTTCAAACGATTATATAAATAATCCAAAATATCCAAGTAGTTGTTACTGGAGAGATTTGCATCTAAAAATTGAATGATGAGCAGTACATCACTTGCAATATATTTTTTTAAGTGACTGGAACTATTGTGCAGAGCAAAAACTCGAAGTATTGGATCAGTACTTTAAAATTAGCGAGGAAAAGAAATACGGAAATACTATTATTCAAATGGCTCAAAGTGGTCCAGATTCCAAAACTCCTACCATCCTACATGTGTTTTTATCTCTTATTTCAAGCGCAAAGGAGAGTATTTATATCACGACTCCTTATTTTATTCCTAATCAAGAGTTATTAACGGCACTGATTATTGCTGCTCATAGCTGAGTACAGGTTAAGATAGTTGTACCTGAAAAATCTGATAGCAAGTTTGTAGATAGGGCAGGACAGTCATACTACAACGAGCTTTTGACTGCGGGTGTTGAAATATATCAATACACCAAATGAATTATTCACTCCAAGACTATGGTAATAGATCAAAAAGTATCATTATTATGAACGGCAAACTTAGATATACGGAGTTTTGATCTCAATTTTGAAAATATTGTGACCATGTATGATGAAAATGTATCTCAGGAAATGACTGATATATTTCATAAAGATATACATGATTCTCATAAAATAGATAAAAAAGATTGGGGAAACCAATCTCATTGGCATATATTTTCTCAGAAAATAGCACGATTATTTTCGGCTGTTTTATAA
- a CDS encoding AI-2E family transporter, with amino-acid sequence MNLLQQRNPYIVIFFTLSLILSFFVLQPYIISIIIAIIVANLLRPVYNYILRHTYKSSPSMASGLTILFFIIAILAPSILLISIAAEEAILVGKNIRTGVEYYVENPEETPLMLQQGLQYLTSYDIIGKLSESIGKIGGVVLGGIGSLGSMTLSAVLKIFIFFYCIYFFLKDGKYMMEYLISYIPLKTKDTHCIIDTLKKTTFATLKGTFIIGIIQGTLAGIGFFIAGIPGAVFWGVIMILLSAIPMAGAPIVWIPVCLYLALTGDYVTAGVLGLYCGVIVGNIDNLLRPRLVGKDVGMHEILVLISTLGGIAFFGISGFIIGPTIIAFSIALGDIYKASIKKSVF; translated from the coding sequence ATGAATTTATTACAGCAAAGAAATCCCTATATAGTCATTTTTTTCACTCTTTCACTTATATTATCATTTTTCGTACTTCAACCCTATATTATTTCTATAATTATAGCTATCATAGTTGCTAATTTACTCCGTCCGGTTTATAATTATATACTGAGACATACATATAAATCGAGTCCATCTATGGCATCAGGACTCACTATATTATTTTTTATAATTGCTATCCTTGCTCCGAGTATATTACTTATCTCAATTGCTGCTGAGGAAGCAATACTTGTTTGAAAAAATATCCGTACTGGAGTTGAATACTATGTTGAAAATCCAGAGGAAACTCCACTCATGTTACAACAATGACTCCAATACCTTACGAGCTATGATATTATTGGGAAACTCAGTGAAAGTATAGGAAAAATTTGATGAGTAGTACTGTGATGAATTGGCTCACTTGGATCTATGACCCTGAGTGCGGTACTAAAAATTTTTATATTTTTTTATTGTATATATTTCTTTTTAAAAGACTGAAAATATATGATGGAGTATCTCATTTCTTATATTCCACTAAAAACAAAAGATACACATTGTATTATAGATACTCTTAAGAAAACGACGTTTGCAACGCTTAAATGAACATTTATTATTGGTATCATTCAGGGGACACTGGCTGGAATCTGATTCTTTATTGCAGGAATCCCTGGAGCTGTGTTTTGGTGAGTAATCATGATTTTACTCTCAGCAATACCAATGGCATGAGCTCCAATTGTTTGGATCCCCGTATGTTTATATTTAGCTCTTACATGAGATTATGTTACTGCCTGAGTTCTCTGACTCTATTGTGGAGTAATAGTTTGAAATATTGATAACCTGTTACGACCAAGACTTGTGTGAAAAGATGTAGGGATGCATGAAATATTGGTTTTGATTTCAACGCTATGATGAATCGCATTCTTCTGAATATCTGGTTTTATCATTGGTCCTACTATTATAGCTTTTAGTATTGCACTGTGAGACATATATAAAGCATCTATTAAAAAATCAGTGTTCTAA
- a CDS encoding endonuclease/exonuclease/phosphatase family protein produces the protein MKILLSNFGYGSAGDGKYRNYIWNYMHSRKKVEISLNKFGDIIAQHNPDIVCVCEVKKTQIQSNVFLNIPYKIDGWLKYDPKDKLGKYILGHHRFNAVLSKEDYKIEYKYLSHGNKKLIYKLHLGNNSFLYFGHFSLRKYIRKKQFLELARMINPSENNIVCGDFNIFSGYRELTELSEIAQLKISKNSATFPSHKPKLHVDIFLVSKYIDIKTRVISDIFSDHLAVVGEIDINDKNK, from the coding sequence ATGAAAATTCTGCTTTCTAATTTTTGATATTGATCAGCCTGAGATGGAAAATATAGAAACTATATTTGGAACTATATGCACTCACGAAAAAAAGTGGAAATATCACTCAATAAATTTTGAGATATTATTGCACAGCATAATCCTGATATAGTGTGTGTGTGTGAAGTAAAAAAAACTCAGATTCAATCAAATGTGTTTTTAAACATACCTTATAAAATTGATGGATGGCTCAAGTATGATCCAAAAGATAAACTCTGAAAATACATACTCTGACATCATCGATTCAATGCTGTTCTTTCAAAAGAAGATTATAAAATTGAATATAAATATCTCTCTCATGGGAATAAAAAACTTATCTATAAATTACATCTTTGAAATAATAGTTTTTTATATTTCTGACATTTTTCTTTGAGGAAATATATTCGTAAAAAACAATTTTTAGAACTAGCTCGTATGATTAATCCAAGTGAAAATAATATCGTTTGTTGAGACTTTAATATATTTTCTGGATATAGAGAACTGACAGAGTTAAGTGAAATAGCTCAATTAAAAATATCCAAAAATTCTGCAACATTTCCATCTCATAAACCCAAACTTCATGTTGATATATTTTTAGTTTCAAAATATATTGATATAAAAACGAGAGTTATTTCAGATATATTTTCTGATCATTTAGCGGTTGTTTGAGAGATTGATATAAATGATAAAAATAAATAA
- a CDS encoding mechanosensitive ion channel, producing MNFSLEGFDYTDINSYYELLIGASLSILPKIIGAILVFWIGFKVAHGISQGLRKIFNNQGFDPTVENFLVNLLRYILRALVILAVIGILGVQTSSFVALIAAAGFALGGALSGTLGHFASGIVILIFRPYKIGDIVEIDNYTGSVIDITVFSTKLQTVDTRIIIIPNNDAIGGSIVNYSLTEERQIDMDIGIAYTDNIDTGRKVLTEIAHSNMKCIIDEGTHPVKVVVKELGDNAVIVALRVWCKTEDYFAVSFELRETIKKEFDQNNLHFPFPQSDVHMYQEKS from the coding sequence ATGAATTTTAGTTTAGAAGGTTTTGATTATACCGATATTAATTCATACTATGAACTCCTTATTGGTGCATCTCTCTCAATTCTTCCAAAAATAATCTGAGCTATTCTCGTATTTTGGATAGGATTTAAAGTAGCACACGGAATATCACAGTGACTCAGAAAAATATTTAATAATCAAGGTTTTGATCCTACAGTAGAAAATTTTCTCGTAAATTTATTGAGGTATATACTGAGAGCCTTGGTTATACTTGCGGTCATTTGAATACTCTGAGTACAAACTTCAAGTTTTGTCGCTCTAATTGCTGCTGCTGGTTTTGCTCTTGGTTGAGCTCTATCTGGAACGCTAGGTCATTTTGCAAGTTGAATCGTTATACTCATATTTCGACCTTACAAAATTTGAGATATTGTAGAAATAGATAATTATACTGGGAGTGTTATTGACATAACGGTATTTAGCACAAAATTACAAACCGTTGATACTCGAATTATAATAATCCCAAACAATGACGCTATTTGATGAAGTATTGTAAATTACTCTCTCACAGAAGAACGACAAATAGATATGGATATTTGAATAGCCTATACAGACAACATTGATACAGGGAGAAAGGTACTCACTGAAATAGCACATAGTAATATGAAGTGTATTATTGACGAAGGAACACATCCTGTAAAGGTTGTTGTGAAAGAGCTCTGAGATAATGCAGTAATAGTTGCTCTCAGAGTATGGTGTAAAACCGAAGATTACTTTGCAGTATCCTTTGAATTGCGAGAGACTATTAAAAAAGAGTTTGATCAAAATAATCTACACTTTCCATTTCCTCAGAGTGATGTACATATGTATCAAGAAAAGAGTTAA
- a CDS encoding DEAD/DEAH box helicase yields MTFEKLGLIPPLTKALDKQVFKIPTPVQEAVIPPAIHGHDILASAQTGSGKTLAFALPMLQRLYIAREARNLPDGPIKRKIEALIIAPTRELAGQIGDSIKDFCTNTNMKSTVIFGGVNDFHQIKAIEKGVDILIATPGRLEDLISQSKVKLSYVEILVIDEADRMLDLGFLGDIKKILKRVPSKRQTLFFSATLPKATRELAGELLLDPKRFHIEAQTPTVTKVEQQVYMAKASHRQKIIQQIVKRKDLKSIIIFVRSRDDIDYVEKFVKLAGVKCESISKNKSQNGRKSALLALKNGDIKVLVATDIASRGLDVAELSCVVNYNIPAEPETYVHRIGRTARAGKSGLAISICIEQEKPYLDAVEKHIGQNIKVIIDDSFHDQVIKHNGPKLSAKAKKYAPPKSKAELKKTGSYGKLYIRPERKKPR; encoded by the coding sequence ATGACATTCGAAAAACTGTGACTTATTCCCCCTTTGACAAAAGCCCTTGATAAACAGGTTTTCAAAATCCCAACTCCAGTTCAAGAGGCTGTGATTCCACCTGCCATTCATGGGCACGATATTTTAGCAAGTGCTCAAACGTGAAGTGGAAAAACGCTCGCCTTTGCTCTCCCTATGCTTCAACGCTTATATATAGCACGAGAAGCTCGTAATCTACCTGATGGACCGATTAAAAGAAAGATTGAAGCTCTGATCATTGCTCCAACTCGAGAACTTGCTGGTCAAATTTGAGATAGTATCAAAGATTTTTGTACTAATACCAATATGAAATCAACCGTTATATTTGGTGGAGTAAACGATTTTCATCAAATTAAAGCAATTGAAAAATGAGTAGATATTCTCATTGCTACCCCATGAAGACTGGAAGACCTTATCAGTCAATCTAAAGTAAAACTCTCTTACGTAGAAATATTGGTAATAGATGAAGCTGATAGAATGCTCGATCTATGATTTCTCTGAGACATCAAAAAAATACTCAAGAGAGTTCCATCTAAAAGACAAACACTCTTCTTTTCAGCAACCTTGCCCAAGGCTACTCGAGAACTTGCCTGAGAACTATTACTAGATCCAAAGAGATTTCACATTGAAGCTCAGACTCCAACTGTTACGAAAGTAGAACAACAAGTATACATGGCAAAAGCGAGTCACCGACAAAAAATAATCCAACAAATCGTAAAAAGAAAAGATCTTAAATCTATTATCATATTTGTTCGCTCACGAGATGATATAGATTATGTAGAAAAATTTGTAAAACTTGCTGGAGTAAAATGTGAAAGTATTTCAAAAAACAAGTCCCAAAATGGAAGAAAAAGTGCTCTTCTTGCGCTTAAAAATTGAGATATAAAAGTTCTCGTTGCTACTGATATCGCTTCAAGAGGACTCGATGTTGCAGAGCTCTCATGTGTCGTAAATTATAATATCCCTGCAGAACCAGAAACCTATGTTCATAGAATCGGACGAACTGCAAGAGCTTGAAAATCAGGTCTGGCTATATCTATATGTATCGAACAAGAAAAACCGTATCTGGATGCAGTAGAAAAACATATCTGACAAAATATCAAAGTGATAATTGATGATTCTTTTCATGACCAAGTGATTAAACATAATGGACCAAAACTCTCAGCGAAGGCTAAAAAATATGCTCCACCAAAATCAAAGGCAGAACTTAAAAAAACGGGTTCTTATGGAAAACTCTACATCCGACCAGAAAGAAAAAAACCTCGATAG
- the trxA gene encoding thioredoxin, translated as MEITKDNFEAETSKDMILLDFWAEWCGPCQAMMPTLAELEKSGTKVGKINVDEQQELAAQFRVMSIPTFILFKDGKAVEQIIGGQSLEQLQTIVKKHS; from the coding sequence ATGGAAATTACAAAAGACAATTTTGAAGCAGAAACTTCTAAAGATATGATTTTACTTGATTTCTGGGCTGAATGGTGTGGTCCTTGTCAAGCTATGATGCCAACACTTGCTGAACTTGAAAAATCTGGAACAAAGGTTTGAAAGATAAATGTGGACGAGCAACAAGAACTCGCTGCTCAGTTTAGAGTGATGAGTATCCCAACTTTTATTCTTTTCAAAGATGGAAAAGCAGTTGAACAAATTATAGGTGGACAGAGTCTTGAACAACTTCAAACAATTGTGAAAAAACACTCATAA
- the ybeY gene encoding rRNA maturation RNase YbeY, whose translation MFSLHIIEKPQFSYSQNTLDEIVEGISKHILTNQNGLLNIIFLDSSGIQNLNKTYRHIDKATDVLSFHYYEDFSGLRDEDIAGELIFCEEKIVSQGIEYGLGTEKEFYKLVIHSVLHIIGFDHEQDAEYEEMKKWEDIIWEELFERT comes from the coding sequence ATGTTTTCGCTTCATATCATAGAAAAACCACAATTTTCATATTCTCAAAATACTCTTGACGAGATAGTAGAGGGTATTTCTAAGCATATTTTGACAAATCAAAATTGACTACTCAATATAATATTTTTAGACAGTTCTGGTATACAAAATTTGAACAAGACGTATAGACATATTGATAAAGCTACGGATGTTCTCAGCTTTCATTATTATGAAGATTTTTCTGGGCTTAGAGATGAGGATATTGCAGGAGAACTCATATTTTGTGAAGAAAAAATAGTTTCTCAATGAATAGAATATTGACTAGGTACAGAAAAAGAATTTTATAAACTCGTTATTCATTCCGTTTTACATATCATCGGTTTTGATCACGAACAGGACGCAGAGTATGAAGAAATGAAAAAATGGGAGGATATTATTTGGGAAGAATTATTTGAGCGCACTTAG
- a CDS encoding ferredoxin gives MTAIISEEQVKKLREAHVAVPDVNETCIGCSACVAIAPDVFELNDDGLSEVVSRENYEGLEVDDAIAACPVDAISWVE, from the coding sequence ATGACAGCAATTATTTCAGAAGAACAAGTGAAAAAACTCAGAGAGGCTCATGTTGCAGTACCAGATGTGAATGAAACTTGCATATGATGTTCTGCGTGTGTTGCTATTGCACCAGATGTATTTGAGCTCAACGATGATGGACTGAGTGAAGTAGTATCAAGAGAGAACTATGAAGGTCTTGAAGTAGATGACGCTATTGCAGCGTGTCCTGTAGATGCTATTTCTTGGGTAGAATAA
- the msrA gene encoding peptide-methionine (S)-S-oxide reductase MsrA — protein sequence MKNTYKYYIAAAIVIILGFLGVVGANYIKYQNDLESKESNLSNTQNIGEAYFAGGCFWCVESGFEKYKDEGVIDVVSGYAGGNTVNPTYKEVGTGNTGHREAVKVLYDTSKISYEDLLKIFWRLVNPTDNDGQYVDRGFPYTTAIFYQTSEEKEAAEASKNQLSSSGRYDLELVTPIIPYSNFYDAEDYHQDFYIKSPLRYNTYTNASGRKEYLSSIWGDDVHYDIVK from the coding sequence ATGAAAAATACTTATAAATATTACATTGCAGCTGCAATTGTCATAATATTGTGATTTTTGTGAGTGGTCGGTGCAAATTATATAAAGTATCAAAATGACTTGGAGAGCAAAGAATCAAATTTATCGAATACTCAGAATATTTGAGAAGCATATTTTGCAGGATGATGTTTTTGGTGTGTAGAATCAGGTTTTGAAAAATATAAAGATGAATGAGTCATTGATGTGGTGAGTTGATATGCAGGTGGAAATACAGTCAATCCCACATACAAAGAAGTTTGAACTTGAAATACAGGTCATCGAGAAGCTGTAAAAGTACTATATGATACATCTAAAATAAGCTATGAAGATTTATTGAAGATATTTTGGAGACTTGTAAATCCAACTGATAATGATGGGCAGTATGTTGATCGAGGATTTCCCTATACCACTGCTATATTTTATCAAACGAGTGAAGAAAAAGAGGCTGCTGAAGCATCAAAAAATCAACTCTCGTCATCTTGAAGATACGATTTAGAACTCGTTACTCCAATAATACCGTATTCAAATTTCTACGATGCGGAGGACTATCATCAAGATTTTTATATAAAGAGTCCACTTAGATATAATACTTACACAAACGCTTCTGGAAGAAAAGAGTATCTCAGTTCCATATGGTGAGATGATGTGCACTATGATATTGTAAAGTAA
- a CDS encoding DUF1624 domain-containing protein, with amino-acid sequence MRLERLDILRGVAIVMMVIFHIQYSLQNLFGVDITFIPDFFWFYFGKISALLFISIAGISYFLAERKYGDAIYKKYFKYSGILAFFALLISIGTYFFMPSQFIVFGILHFFALSFLILPYITKLKGWTFPLAIIIIIYGVFFIKVVDSQFLFPLGFMYPGFKSADYYPFFPYFGVMLLGYSGALFPMKYNYLEKILKKKSPNSKFESGLIWSGKHALIIYIVHQPIIYIFIATVSMVFLKFTF; translated from the coding sequence ATGCGTTTAGAGAGACTTGATATACTTAGATGAGTTGCTATAGTTATGATGGTTATCTTTCATATTCAATACAGCTTACAAAATTTATTTGGAGTAGATATTACTTTTATTCCAGATTTTTTTTGGTTTTATTTTGGTAAAATATCAGCATTACTATTTATTTCTATTGCCTGAATATCTTACTTTTTAGCTGAACGAAAGTATTGAGATGCAATATATAAAAAGTATTTCAAATATAGCTGAATATTGGCATTTTTTGCATTACTCATAAGTATTTGAACCTACTTTTTTATGCCAAGTCAGTTTATAGTTTTTTGAATACTACATTTTTTTGCACTGAGTTTTTTGATTCTTCCATATATTACAAAGCTTAAATGATGGACTTTTCCACTCGCAATAATCATTATTATTTATGGAGTATTTTTTATAAAAGTAGTAGATTCTCAATTTCTATTTCCTTTAGGATTTATGTATCCATGATTTAAATCAGCCGATTATTATCCATTTTTCCCATATTTCTGAGTAATGTTACTCTGATATTCTGGAGCTTTATTTCCTATGAAATATAACTATCTAGAAAAAATTTTAAAAAAGAAAAGTCCAAATTCAAAATTTGAATCTGGACTTATTTGGTCAGGGAAACATGCACTTATTATATATATCGTTCACCAACCAATTATATATATATTCATAGCAACAGTAAGTATGGTATTTCTGAAGTTTACGTTTTAG